AAACCCGGCAACGTCCTGCTCGGCGCCGAGGGGCGGGTCGTTCTCACCGACTTCGGCATCGCGATGACGGCGGACGCCTCGACGCTCACCAAGACCGGTGAGATGGTCGGCTCCATCCACTACATGGCCCCGGAGCGGGTCCGCGGCCACAAGCCCGGTCCGGCGTCGGACCTGTGGGCCCTTGGAGCCACGCTCTACCAGGCGGTCGAGGGCCGGCCGCCGTTCCGCCGTCTCACCGCGATGGAGGCCGCGTACGCCATCGCCGTGGACCCCCTGGAACCCCTGAAGCGGGGCGGCGCCCTGGAGCCCCTCATCGAGGCCCTCCTCGCCAAGGACCCCGCCGACCGGCCCACCGCCGAGGAGACGGAACGGGCACTCCGCGCCGTGGTGTCCGGCCAGGCGACCATGGCCCTGCCGATGCCGACGCCTGTGCCGACGCCTTCGCCTTCACCTTCACCGGGGGCGGGAGGCCCGGCCGAGGGAGGCACGTCCACCGGCGGCTCCCCCATCGGAGGCTCGCCCACCGGAGGCTCGCGCAGGGTCCGGAGGAAGCGCCGGCTCCTCGTCCCGGTCGCCGTCGCCGTGACCGTGGCCGCGACGGTCGTCGGCGCCGCGCTCTCCCTGCCCTCGGCTCTCTTCGGGGAATCCCCCTCCCCGAGCGAGGGCGGCTCCGCCACCCCTTCCCACTCCCCCTCCCCCTCGCCCGTACCCGAAGGCTTCCGTCTGGTCACGGACGGGACCCTGGGGATCTCCTTCCCCGTCCCGGACGGCTGGCAGGCCGGCAAGCGGACGTCCGAGTCGGTCACCTACACCGACGAGACGAAACTCGTCGGACTCACCATCGGCGTCGTGGACCCCGCCGGCTCGCACCCCATGGCCCACTTCGAGGACATCGAGGCGAACACCAAGATCAACTACCCGGGCTCGTACCGGCGGCTGCGGATGCAGCAGACCACCTTCCGCGGGGAGCCGGCGGCCGTCTGGGAGTTCACCTTCCAGGGCCGGGCCCGAGCCTTCCGCGCCATCGACCTCGGGTACGGCCGCGAGGGTGAACGGGAGTACGACATCTAC
The DNA window shown above is from Streptomyces akebiae and carries:
- a CDS encoding serine/threonine-protein kinase, translating into MVSDVGRLVAGRYRLTEQIGRGGMGTVWRAGDEVLDRQVAVKRLHVQPHLSPDDLVTLYERTRREARSAARIAHPNVIVVHDVVDDRLDTPTGGPVGGVGGGAEGGSGDGRPCIVMEYVPAPTLGDLLTDGRTLPPGEAARVGLGMVAALRAAHAAGVLHRDVKPGNVLLGAEGRVVLTDFGIAMTADASTLTKTGEMVGSIHYMAPERVRGHKPGPASDLWALGATLYQAVEGRPPFRRLTAMEAAYAIAVDPLEPLKRGGALEPLIEALLAKDPADRPTAEETERALRAVVSGQATMALPMPTPVPTPSPSPSPGAGGPAEGGTSTGGSPIGGSPTGGSRRVRRKRRLLVPVAVAVTVAATVVGAALSLPSALFGESPSPSEGGSATPSHSPSPSPVPEGFRLVTDGTLGISFPVPDGWQAGKRTSESVTYTDETKLVGLTIGVVDPAGSHPMAHFEDIEANTKINYPGSYRRLRMQQTTFRGEPAAVWEFTFQGRARAFRAIDLGYGREGEREYDIYLSAPDADWDTYRPVFDKVTDGFATGVLPTAP